A window of Pyrobaculum aerophilum str. IM2 contains these coding sequences:
- a CDS encoding aldo/keto reductase, translating into MERIRLGRTDMRVSRIGLGAWQFSGDAWGAITYEQAKAVVSKALEVGINFFDTAAVYGRGRSEEFLGRAIRELGARDHVYIATKIHGDWLRRIDILTSVENQRRRLGVDAIDLYQIHWPACWHNTPICETMKTLEELVDRGLVRYIGVSNFPLALLERARSCLSRVDIVTSQNRYNIIEREADKELLPYLRREGIVLIAWSPLAKGVLTGKYTPSNLPTFEDVRRNDPLFTPQNLKLVWPVVEEITRIAKAHGKTPAQVALNWLIRDPWIYPIPGAKTPEQVVENAGAVGWSLSDDEWRTLDRLGWEASQKIIYVTW; encoded by the coding sequence ATGGAACGAATTAGGTTGGGGAGGACAGACATGAGGGTTTCTAGAATTGGACTGGGCGCCTGGCAGTTTTCTGGGGACGCGTGGGGGGCTATTACTTACGAACAGGCTAAGGCAGTGGTGTCTAAGGCGTTGGAAGTGGGCATTAACTTTTTCGACACGGCTGCTGTATACGGCAGGGGCAGGAGCGAGGAGTTTCTCGGCAGAGCTATTAGAGAGTTAGGCGCAAGGGATCATGTCTATATAGCTACTAAAATTCACGGCGATTGGCTTAGGCGGATTGACATATTGACTTCTGTGGAAAACCAGAGGAGGAGGCTCGGCGTAGACGCCATTGATTTATATCAAATCCACTGGCCCGCTTGTTGGCACAACACGCCTATATGCGAGACAATGAAGACGTTGGAAGAGCTGGTGGACCGCGGATTGGTGAGGTACATAGGGGTGAGCAACTTCCCACTGGCGTTGTTGGAACGCGCCCGCAGTTGTCTATCTCGTGTTGACATTGTTACTTCGCAGAATAGGTATAACATTATAGAGCGCGAGGCTGACAAAGAGCTACTGCCCTATTTGAGGAGAGAGGGCATTGTTCTAATTGCGTGGAGCCCCTTGGCCAAGGGGGTGTTAACCGGCAAGTACACCCCTAGCAACTTGCCGACTTTTGAAGACGTGCGGAGGAACGACCCCCTCTTCACGCCGCAGAATTTAAAATTAGTGTGGCCAGTGGTGGAGGAGATTACGCGTATCGCTAAGGCGCATGGGAAAACGCCGGCACAAGTGGCGTTGAATTGGCTGATTAGAGATCCGTGGATTTACCCCATACCAGGCGCCAAAACCCCGGAACAAGTAGTTGAGAACGCGGGCGCCGTTGGCTGGTCTTTGTCTGACGACGAGTGGAGGACGTTAGACAGACTGGGCTGGGAGGCCTCGCAGAAGATTATATATGTAACTTGGTAG
- a CDS encoding THUMP domain-containing protein: MSWNLVVSTGWRQERLCMEELYRIGEIVGRRVEEVWFTGFDGLLTAKVDGDPVEFVKLLKDVVSSNYYIPRYILRATPIMVVVKTDLDEIQKAVGELAERYIAPQESFKIELKKRGVKFDRMSVIEYVAKAVNRKVNLTHPDKVVWIEMFPSRTGISVIREEDNFSLMKNRSHE, encoded by the coding sequence GTGAGCTGGAATTTAGTTGTGTCAACGGGATGGCGCCAGGAAAGGCTGTGTATGGAAGAGCTCTATAGAATTGGGGAGATAGTTGGGAGGAGGGTTGAGGAGGTCTGGTTCACGGGCTTTGACGGCTTGCTCACGGCGAAAGTCGACGGGGACCCAGTGGAGTTTGTTAAGCTGTTGAAGGACGTGGTCAGTAGCAATTACTACATACCGAGGTATATCCTCAGGGCAACGCCGATTATGGTAGTGGTCAAAACCGACTTAGACGAGATTCAAAAAGCCGTGGGGGAGCTCGCCGAGCGTTACATAGCCCCTCAGGAGAGTTTTAAAATTGAGCTCAAGAAGAGGGGAGTTAAATTCGACAGAATGTCTGTAATAGAGTACGTGGCAAAGGCGGTGAATAGAAAGGTCAACTTAACCCACCCCGACAAGGTCGTATGGATAGAGATGTTCCCCAGCAGAACTGGCATCTCTGTGATCAGGGAAGAGGATAATTTCTCCCTTATGAAAAACCGCTCTCATGAGTGA
- a CDS encoding tRNA (N(6)-L-threonylcarbamoyladenosine(37)-C(2))-methylthiotransferase, whose protein sequence is MRKVYVETYGCWLAKADAEILRQRLGLELASNVEESDVVLIYTCAVREDGEVRQLARIRDLAKSGREMIVAGCLARLRPYTIKSLAPGAALIYPQQVEGGPEREMKILPEFSGGVVYTVPLQVGCLGNCTFCATKYTRGGAGYVKSADPEEVVRKVKKAVAMGAREIYLTGQDVITYGFEMRWKRGWNLPDLLERILKEVDGEYRIRIGMSEPWVFEKFADQILDVVKRDRRVYRYFHLPVQSGSDKVLRVMGRKYTVDEYRELVRKIRRVLGETTFIATDIIVGFPGEEEEDFWATVKLAEELQFDKIHVARFSPRPFTEAAVMPKQVPDVEKKRRSKALSEISLKIAHVRNGLRVGTKDEVLIDEIDHGLVVGRASDYRQVVVKRGTHRELLGKFTNVRIVAAGPIYLYAEVIE, encoded by the coding sequence GTGAGGAAGGTTTACGTAGAGACTTATGGATGTTGGCTCGCCAAGGCCGACGCTGAGATACTCAGACAGCGGCTGGGACTGGAGCTGGCCAGCAACGTTGAGGAATCCGACGTAGTTCTCATATATACCTGCGCCGTGAGAGAAGACGGGGAGGTGAGGCAACTCGCCAGAATTCGCGACTTGGCCAAGTCAGGGCGGGAGATGATTGTGGCGGGGTGTCTCGCCAGGCTTAGGCCGTATACAATAAAGTCCTTGGCCCCGGGGGCGGCTTTAATTTACCCACAGCAAGTAGAGGGGGGCCCAGAGCGGGAGATGAAAATACTGCCCGAGTTCTCCGGCGGTGTTGTATACACTGTGCCTCTGCAAGTAGGGTGTCTAGGCAATTGCACGTTCTGTGCCACGAAATACACCCGGGGTGGGGCTGGGTATGTGAAAAGCGCAGATCCCGAAGAGGTCGTGAGAAAGGTGAAAAAGGCCGTGGCAATGGGGGCGCGGGAGATATACCTCACGGGACAAGACGTCATAACTTACGGCTTTGAAATGAGGTGGAAGCGCGGTTGGAACTTGCCCGATTTGCTTGAGCGTATTTTAAAAGAGGTGGATGGGGAGTATAGGATTAGAATTGGCATGTCTGAGCCGTGGGTTTTTGAAAAATTCGCCGACCAGATACTGGACGTGGTGAAGAGGGACAGAAGGGTGTACCGGTATTTCCACCTGCCGGTTCAATCGGGCAGCGATAAGGTGTTGAGGGTCATGGGCCGTAAATACACTGTCGATGAGTATAGAGAACTCGTGAGGAAAATAAGGCGCGTCTTAGGCGAGACCACTTTCATAGCCACGGATATAATTGTGGGATTCCCGGGCGAGGAGGAGGAGGACTTCTGGGCCACTGTAAAGCTGGCGGAGGAGTTACAATTTGACAAAATACACGTCGCGAGGTTCAGCCCCAGGCCCTTTACTGAAGCCGCCGTAATGCCCAAACAAGTGCCTGACGTGGAGAAAAAAAGGCGGAGCAAGGCGCTGTCTGAAATATCGCTTAAAATTGCCCACGTGAGAAACGGATTGCGCGTTGGCACAAAAGACGAGGTGTTAATTGACGAAATTGACCACGGGCTTGTAGTGGGCAGAGCGAGCGATTATAGACAAGTGGTAGTGAAGCGGGGGACGCACAGAGAGCTCCTCGGCAAATTCACAAACGTACGCATTGTTGCTGCCGGGCCAATATATCTGTACGCGGAAGTCATAGAATAA
- a CDS encoding NADH-quinone oxidoreductase subunit B produces MSQALRDFLMKKAKLERVFKWGVRWSLWPVHLVTSCCGVEVAHTSAPGFDAERWGVLPFNTMRQTNVIIVEGTITRKMAKVLKQVYEQMPEPKFVLAMGACAVRGGLFWNSYHVVQVDTIVPVDVYIAGCPPTPEAVIRAFIMLHNKIKGKPGPYIEPTKVDLTPYLPPPPKPAARPTASAQQPAQQTAA; encoded by the coding sequence ATGTCGCAGGCATTAAGGGATTTTTTAATGAAAAAGGCGAAGCTGGAGCGAGTCTTTAAGTGGGGGGTTAGGTGGAGTCTCTGGCCTGTTCACTTGGTCACATCGTGTTGCGGCGTGGAGGTGGCCCACACCTCGGCGCCTGGCTTCGACGCAGAGCGCTGGGGCGTCTTGCCCTTCAATACAATGCGCCAGACCAATGTGATAATTGTTGAGGGGACTATTACCCGCAAGATGGCGAAGGTGTTGAAGCAGGTGTATGAACAGATGCCAGAGCCTAAATTCGTATTAGCCATGGGCGCCTGCGCCGTCAGAGGCGGCTTGTTCTGGAACTCATACCACGTGGTGCAGGTAGACACTATAGTCCCCGTCGATGTATACATTGCCGGCTGTCCCCCAACGCCTGAGGCTGTGATAAGGGCGTTTATAATGCTCCACAATAAAATCAAGGGCAAGCCTGGGCCGTACATTGAGCCGACGAAGGTAGACCTCACGCCGTATCTCCCACCGCCGCCTAAGCCTGCGGCAAGGCCCACGGCCTCTGCGCAACAGCCAGCGCAGCAAACCGCCGCGTAG
- a CDS encoding alcohol dehydrogenase catalytic domain-containing protein, which translates to MRAALYKAPGQPLELAETEIPTPGEGEILIKVAATGVCHSDLHILDGEIVPPPEGFILGHEVSGWVVDFGPRCENPHGLSPGDPVVISWIIPCGKCYWCVRGQENYCPYAAARMPGLVGLNGGHAEYMSVPETAVFPIPKEVDVHTAAVISCAYGTAYRALKEAAVGPGTSLVVIGVGGVGLAAVELASALGARPIIAVDVRKHVLEKAAELGATHLINATNGDPLSKIRDILPQGADVVYETKPNPDLKLAVEIVRRGGTIVVTGLGTSTIEIPANHIVMNGIRIIGSLGYKPRTDIPELLTLAASGKIKPQRLISHKYAPNEINEAYKNLRIGLHHRAIIIWNTK; encoded by the coding sequence ATGAGAGCCGCCCTCTATAAAGCGCCAGGACAGCCTCTAGAATTAGCCGAAACAGAAATCCCTACTCCGGGAGAAGGGGAAATATTGATAAAAGTCGCCGCCACGGGGGTCTGCCACTCAGATCTCCACATTCTAGACGGGGAAATCGTCCCCCCTCCAGAGGGCTTTATTCTAGGGCATGAAGTATCTGGGTGGGTTGTGGATTTCGGCCCTCGTTGTGAAAACCCCCACGGACTATCGCCCGGCGATCCTGTTGTAATATCTTGGATTATACCATGTGGCAAATGTTATTGGTGTGTGAGAGGCCAGGAGAACTACTGTCCTTACGCCGCCGCTAGAATGCCCGGCTTAGTGGGGCTAAACGGAGGCCATGCAGAATATATGTCAGTGCCAGAAACAGCAGTCTTTCCAATTCCAAAAGAAGTTGACGTACACACAGCAGCAGTCATATCATGCGCCTACGGGACAGCCTACAGAGCGCTAAAAGAAGCGGCAGTTGGCCCGGGTACCTCTCTTGTAGTAATTGGCGTTGGGGGCGTGGGTCTAGCGGCCGTGGAGCTGGCGAGCGCCCTAGGCGCCCGCCCCATAATTGCAGTTGACGTGAGAAAACACGTCCTGGAAAAAGCCGCAGAGCTGGGGGCGACTCACTTAATAAATGCAACTAACGGAGACCCTTTAAGCAAGATAAGAGATATCTTGCCACAAGGCGCAGACGTCGTATATGAAACAAAGCCAAACCCAGATCTCAAATTAGCCGTGGAAATTGTTAGGAGAGGGGGAACAATAGTTGTCACAGGATTAGGCACATCAACTATCGAAATCCCGGCAAATCACATCGTAATGAACGGAATTAGGATAATAGGAAGCCTAGGGTATAAGCCCAGAACGGACATACCAGAACTATTAACACTAGCCGCAAGTGGAAAAATAAAACCGCAACGCCTTATCTCTCACAAATATGCTCCAAATGAAATAAACGAAGCATATAAAAATCTAAGAATTGGCTTACATCACAGAGCTATTATTATTTGGAATACAAAATAA
- a CDS encoding dihydropteroate synthase → MSKLKALLGGVPVGDEYPVRIMAVLNLSPESFYKESVAVVNAVDRAQALEKHADFIDVGAMSTAPYLNAWIPPEKELERLKAVLPEIVKNVKVPVSVDTYRPQVAEYALRAGAAIINDVTGGKLYPEMCKIVADYGASVVLMARERQPRQGVDPVIRVIDALAESITYFEKCGVDGGKIVVDPGIGFPVLPPRDEPYVIRGEYRHGDPQWPWWKWDLHLIKNLPKLRELGKPILVGVSRKSFLRKIAGVEKPEEVLPASLAAEALAVYHGAHVVRTHNPQETRQAVKIAESLRSVHLA, encoded by the coding sequence ATGAGCAAACTCAAGGCGCTTTTGGGGGGCGTGCCGGTGGGAGACGAATACCCAGTGCGTATAATGGCAGTGCTCAACCTCTCGCCGGAGTCTTTCTACAAAGAGTCAGTGGCTGTGGTAAACGCAGTGGACAGGGCGCAGGCCCTAGAGAAACACGCCGATTTTATAGACGTGGGGGCCATGTCCACAGCTCCGTATCTAAACGCGTGGATACCCCCAGAGAAAGAGCTTGAGAGGCTTAAGGCAGTACTGCCAGAGATTGTAAAAAACGTGAAGGTGCCCGTCAGCGTAGATACCTACAGGCCGCAAGTGGCCGAATACGCCCTAAGGGCGGGGGCCGCCATTATAAACGACGTAACTGGGGGGAAGCTCTACCCGGAGATGTGTAAAATAGTCGCCGACTACGGCGCCTCGGTAGTGTTAATGGCCAGGGAGAGACAGCCCAGACAGGGCGTTGACCCCGTTATTAGGGTAATAGACGCCTTGGCCGAGTCCATTACCTATTTTGAAAAATGCGGAGTTGACGGCGGCAAAATCGTCGTAGATCCCGGCATAGGCTTCCCGGTGTTGCCGCCTAGAGACGAGCCGTATGTGATCAGGGGGGAGTACAGACACGGCGATCCCCAGTGGCCGTGGTGGAAGTGGGATCTGCACCTCATTAAGAACCTCCCAAAGCTCAGAGAGTTGGGGAAGCCGATTTTAGTGGGAGTCTCCCGGAAGTCCTTCCTCCGTAAAATCGCCGGGGTTGAAAAGCCAGAGGAGGTCCTCCCCGCGTCACTAGCCGCAGAGGCCCTGGCTGTGTATCACGGCGCCCACGTGGTTAGGACGCACAATCCGCAGGAGACGAGACAGGCGGTTAAAATCGCCGAGTCCCTTAGATCAGTACACCTGGCTTAA
- a CDS encoding alpha/beta fold hydrolase, which yields MSEKFITVGGKRIRYISGGSGKPLVLLHGWSFNADTWVESGIFPSLASRYEVYAIDMPYGIKTKSERFKAARPEYAVFLRGVLDALGLPDPPLVGPSASGEVVLWYVAQRLPTKAAVVIGPVGLGEELLSKLKGVGVPILAIWGERDEISPPSNAELLRGIATTAVLKNAGHAAYLDRPEEFVKIVLEFLSQVY from the coding sequence ATGAGTGAGAAATTTATAACAGTAGGCGGCAAGAGAATTCGCTATATATCTGGAGGCTCTGGGAAGCCGCTAGTCCTTCTCCACGGCTGGTCTTTCAACGCCGACACGTGGGTAGAGAGCGGAATTTTCCCGTCGCTCGCCAGCCGCTATGAAGTATACGCTATTGACATGCCGTATGGGATAAAGACGAAAAGCGAGCGTTTTAAGGCCGCGCGGCCTGAATACGCCGTGTTTTTAAGAGGCGTTTTAGATGCGCTTGGCCTCCCAGATCCCCCGCTGGTGGGGCCCAGCGCGTCTGGGGAGGTAGTGCTTTGGTACGTGGCCCAGAGGCTCCCCACAAAGGCGGCGGTTGTAATAGGCCCCGTGGGCCTGGGGGAGGAGTTGCTGAGCAAGTTGAAAGGCGTAGGCGTTCCTATCTTGGCCATATGGGGTGAGAGGGACGAGATATCCCCTCCGTCTAACGCAGAGCTGTTAAGGGGCATTGCCACTACAGCGGTGTTAAAAAACGCCGGGCACGCCGCCTACTTGGACAGGCCAGAGGAATTCGTAAAAATTGTCCTGGAGTTTTTAAGCCAGGTGTACTGA
- a CDS encoding MFS transporter, producing MALLVLARDLGVPSTGAITFLVVLTLTIAAFVLPFGRLADALGHMRVFKAGLGVVAAGFAAAALSPHASLLYASLIVAGVGLAAVFGSNNALLFQIVPPERRGTAVGLNSTSVYIGLVTGPVAGGYLAQAGWRFVLLPAVVIAIVSYVLIGKAPVSRPRFTSFDIAGPALFAASIITAIVGIDVGAWHVAVLGAAGLALTFVLELNRQDPVVEVRLFCNVVFTASVVAAFLNYLSTAALPPSLSLLFQEAYNLTAREAGALLSLQEFAMAAFAPVAGRLSDRAPPSIVATAGAALLAASLYAFSQSPATSTAPLLLFLTGVGFALFIVPNTTLVPSSVPPSRRGMASALVAEARVLGQSASNAMASFYLKNAPNMSVGVSALLALLAYLSLITAFLSLARALSH from the coding sequence GTGGCCCTTCTTGTCTTGGCGAGGGATTTGGGAGTGCCGTCTACTGGAGCTATTACTTTCCTCGTCGTGCTGACGTTGACTATCGCGGCGTTTGTACTGCCGTTTGGCCGCCTTGCCGACGCCTTGGGCCATATGAGGGTATTTAAGGCGGGTTTGGGCGTTGTGGCTGCCGGCTTCGCCGCGGCGGCGCTTTCGCCTCACGCGTCCCTTTTGTACGCATCGCTTATAGTCGCAGGCGTGGGCCTCGCCGCGGTGTTTGGTAGCAACAACGCGCTTTTGTTTCAAATCGTGCCTCCTGAGAGGAGGGGAACCGCCGTGGGTTTAAACTCAACTTCTGTCTATATTGGCCTGGTGACCGGGCCTGTGGCAGGGGGCTATTTGGCCCAGGCGGGCTGGAGGTTTGTCCTCCTCCCCGCGGTCGTCATTGCAATAGTCTCCTATGTCTTAATTGGCAAGGCCCCAGTTTCCAGGCCGCGTTTTACCTCTTTTGACATTGCTGGCCCCGCGCTGTTTGCGGCGTCTATCATTACGGCTATAGTTGGAATTGACGTCGGGGCTTGGCATGTGGCAGTTTTAGGAGCCGCTGGGCTGGCCCTTACTTTTGTACTGGAGCTAAACAGGCAGGACCCCGTGGTGGAGGTGAGGCTGTTTTGCAACGTGGTCTTCACCGCCTCTGTCGTCGCGGCGTTTCTTAACTATTTATCCACCGCGGCTCTCCCGCCGTCTTTAAGCCTCCTCTTCCAAGAGGCCTATAATTTAACTGCACGCGAGGCGGGGGCCCTCCTATCGTTACAGGAGTTTGCCATGGCGGCGTTTGCCCCAGTCGCAGGCAGGCTTAGCGACAGGGCTCCGCCCAGCATCGTGGCTACTGCCGGCGCCGCCCTACTGGCGGCGTCTTTATACGCCTTTTCCCAATCTCCCGCGACCTCTACAGCTCCACTACTGCTCTTTCTCACCGGCGTCGGCTTCGCCCTATTTATTGTCCCAAATACCACCTTAGTGCCGTCCTCTGTTCCCCCTTCTAGGCGCGGCATGGCCTCTGCGCTTGTGGCGGAGGCCAGGGTGCTGGGGCAATCGGCGAGCAACGCAATGGCTAGCTTTTATTTAAAAAACGCCCCAAATATGTCCGTGGGGGTCTCCGCCCTGTTGGCGCTCCTCGCCTATCTATCGCTAATTACTGCGTTTTTATCCCTTGCCAGAGCCCTATCCCATTAG
- a CDS encoding NADH-quinone oxidoreductase subunit C, with protein MSAKIPPKCPPQADHPLLGKVKEALGALVLTHGVTPEGHLCVMVPPDKVRDVANAVKNMGFDHVLSLSAIDYMAEGKFVVMYVFASYLTPELKAQLLHVRTEIPRDNPKIASIADIFPSADYEERECHEMFGIWFEGNPNMGKRFLLDPDCCIDEKTGKPLYPLRKDFKVPDWGLMG; from the coding sequence ATGTCGGCAAAAATACCCCCCAAATGTCCGCCTCAGGCTGACCACCCGTTGCTGGGAAAGGTAAAAGAGGCCCTTGGGGCGCTGGTGCTTACACATGGCGTAACGCCCGAGGGCCACCTCTGCGTAATGGTGCCCCCGGACAAGGTGAGGGATGTGGCCAACGCTGTTAAAAACATGGGCTTTGACCACGTCCTCTCCCTAAGCGCAATTGACTATATGGCTGAGGGCAAGTTCGTCGTTATGTACGTATTTGCCTCGTACCTCACCCCGGAGCTTAAGGCCCAGCTTCTACACGTGAGGACGGAGATACCAAGGGACAACCCGAAGATTGCCTCTATAGCGGACATATTCCCCTCGGCGGACTACGAGGAGAGGGAGTGCCACGAGATGTTCGGCATATGGTTTGAGGGCAATCCCAATATGGGCAAGCGCTTCCTGCTAGACCCAGACTGTTGCATAGATGAAAAGACTGGGAAGCCGCTGTACCCCCTGCGCAAGGACTTCAAAGTACCCGACTGGGGCCTAATGGGATAG
- the metG gene encoding methionine--tRNA ligase, which yields MAKYVIGSAWPYVQTVPHLGNMIGSVLSADVYARYLRLKGHEVVFVSGSDVHGTPVEVEAIQLGVDPAEYSMKMHAIVAELFKKWNISFDLYTHTHSETHIKFVQDFYLKIYENGYIFTKEDEVPYCPRDKIYLPDRFIIGKCPYCGYERARGDQCENCGRLLDPKQLIEPKCAVCGSKPEWRITKHWYLDLRRLEDRIRKYVEENPHLPPNAKEMSLAMLKEGLRPRAVTRDNKWGIPAPFPGAEGKTIYVWFEAVLGYISAVVEYFKKIGREEEWKRFWLDPETKVVFFVGKDNVPFHVIILPALLLANGGGYVMPTTTASTEYLLYEGDKFSKSRRWGVWIDEALQLLPADYWRFVLIYIRPENRDTNFSWSTALEIINKVLNDDVGNYANRVLSFIKNRMGGAVPPRGKPSRDDEEFIEKVKRLFEKAEAHYEAIELKDAVHTVVEIAREGNKYLNARAPWDLVKKDVDAANAVMYHAYWSLKFLAVGLAPAIPESAEQLWKMMGLDAPLTWEEAKRPPAVGKALGEVRPLFRKITEEEVKALLAKLEELRNQKYSRKYPWEQVVI from the coding sequence GTGGCGAAATACGTAATAGGCTCGGCGTGGCCCTACGTCCAGACAGTCCCTCACCTTGGAAATATGATAGGGTCTGTCCTGTCGGCAGACGTCTACGCCAGGTACTTAAGGCTGAAAGGCCACGAGGTGGTGTTTGTATCGGGCAGTGACGTCCACGGCACGCCGGTTGAAGTGGAGGCCATTCAATTGGGGGTAGATCCGGCGGAGTACTCAATGAAAATGCACGCAATAGTGGCGGAGTTGTTTAAAAAATGGAATATTTCTTTTGATTTATACACTCATACACATTCGGAGACTCATATTAAATTTGTTCAAGATTTTTATTTAAAAATCTATGAAAATGGATATATATTTACAAAGGAGGATGAAGTGCCTTATTGCCCCCGCGATAAGATATACCTCCCAGACAGATTTATCATTGGGAAATGCCCCTACTGCGGCTACGAGCGGGCGAGGGGGGATCAATGTGAAAACTGCGGGAGGTTGCTAGACCCAAAACAACTAATAGAGCCTAAATGCGCAGTTTGCGGCTCTAAGCCTGAATGGAGAATTACTAAACACTGGTATTTAGATCTGAGGAGGCTGGAGGACAGGATTAGGAAATACGTAGAGGAAAACCCCCACCTGCCTCCAAATGCGAAAGAGATGTCTCTCGCCATGTTAAAAGAGGGCTTAAGGCCCAGGGCTGTTACTAGAGATAACAAGTGGGGCATACCGGCTCCGTTCCCGGGGGCCGAGGGCAAGACTATATACGTGTGGTTTGAGGCCGTTCTGGGCTATATCTCGGCCGTAGTTGAGTATTTCAAAAAAATAGGCAGGGAGGAGGAGTGGAAGAGGTTCTGGCTGGACCCGGAGACTAAGGTGGTGTTCTTCGTCGGCAAAGACAACGTCCCGTTCCACGTGATTATCCTCCCGGCCCTTCTTCTGGCAAATGGCGGCGGCTACGTGATGCCCACCACTACGGCGTCGACGGAGTACCTCCTCTACGAGGGCGACAAGTTCTCAAAGAGCAGGAGGTGGGGGGTTTGGATAGACGAGGCGTTGCAGTTGTTGCCCGCGGACTACTGGAGGTTTGTGCTGATATATATAAGGCCTGAGAATAGGGACACGAATTTCTCCTGGTCAACAGCCCTTGAGATAATAAACAAAGTATTAAACGACGACGTGGGGAACTACGCCAATAGAGTCTTGAGCTTTATAAAGAATAGAATGGGGGGCGCCGTCCCGCCCAGGGGCAAGCCGTCTAGAGACGACGAGGAGTTCATTGAAAAAGTCAAGCGGCTTTTTGAAAAGGCGGAGGCCCATTACGAGGCCATAGAGCTTAAAGACGCAGTCCACACAGTTGTTGAAATAGCGAGGGAGGGGAATAAGTACCTAAACGCAAGGGCGCCTTGGGATCTCGTGAAAAAAGACGTAGATGCGGCAAACGCCGTAATGTACCACGCCTACTGGTCGCTGAAATTCCTCGCAGTAGGCCTTGCGCCGGCCATCCCCGAGAGCGCAGAGCAGTTGTGGAAAATGATGGGCCTAGACGCGCCTCTTACGTGGGAGGAGGCGAAGAGGCCGCCCGCCGTGGGGAAAGCGCTGGGGGAGGTGAGGCCGTTGTTTAGGAAAATAACAGAGGAAGAAGTAAAGGCCTTATTAGCCAAATTAGAGGAGCTTAGAAACCAGAAATACTCTAGGAAATACCCGTGGGAACAGGTAGTGATATAA
- a CDS encoding SCP2 sterol-binding domain-containing protein — MPKFPSKEWAEAFCKALNESSEYRSAAAKWEGDIIFLATNLPPELGIGDKSAMKFCLKHGHCNCVEFYQGDSAAQADAPYILEADYKTWLDVIAGKLQPIPAMVLGKIKVKKGSFSVLAQYVTASLAMIKAAQKVGIQ; from the coding sequence ATGCCCAAATTTCCAAGTAAAGAATGGGCAGAGGCTTTCTGCAAGGCGTTGAATGAATCTTCTGAGTACAGAAGCGCGGCGGCTAAGTGGGAGGGGGATATAATTTTCCTTGCCACAAACTTGCCGCCGGAACTCGGCATTGGAGACAAGTCGGCTATGAAGTTTTGTCTCAAACATGGGCATTGTAACTGCGTTGAGTTTTACCAAGGAGACTCGGCGGCGCAGGCAGACGCTCCATATATACTCGAAGCAGATTACAAGACTTGGTTGGACGTAATAGCTGGTAAGCTCCAGCCAATTCCAGCCATGGTGCTAGGCAAAATTAAGGTAAAAAAAGGTAGCTTCTCAGTACTGGCACAGTATGTCACAGCATCGCTAGCCATGATAAAAGCGGCGCAGAAAGTGGGGATACAATGA